The Gemmatimonadaceae bacterium DNA segment TAGCTCGCGCGCTCGGGTAAGCGTGCAGCCGATTGACTTCGCCAACTCCTCGTCGAACACGAACCGCTGCTCCCATTCATCAAAGCACGCGCGGCCGCACGGGGTAGTACGACAGCTTCTTGCCGGCCGACAGGATCGTCAGTGCCAGAGAATGCAGCGTCGTAATTCGTGCCTTCTCAATGCCAGGAACCGTCGCGCATCTCTTCCGGATGCCATCACGAAGATCCTCGGTCGCAGCGTTAGTGAAGGACACCGCCCAGATTGCCTCGGGCGGCGTCCCACTGGCCACGAGCCACCGAATTCGTTCTGCGATCGAGAACGACTTTCCGGATCCGGGCCCTGCAACGAGTCGAACCTGATTGCTGGTGTCGTGTGCTGCGGCGTCTTGGACCGCCTTGGCGGCAGTGAGCTGAGCTTGCGTTACTGGCACGAGGAGTCTGACTCAGGTTAGGAGCTGGCTGGTGCGCATAACGTGTGCTTCTGCTGTGAACGCTTCAATAAGAAGGGTTTGGCGGGGCGTTCGCAACCGACCTAGAGCAATCACGAACGCCCCGCCAAACCCAACCGCACCGCGTTCATCGGCAGCAAGCGCCGCTATACGCCCTCCACGAACTCGCGTGAGACATCCGTGAATCGGGACCGTCTAGGGAGCTAGCGCCCTCAGGCTACCCACATGAAGAGCGAAGGCTGACGCAAGAGCATCGCAGACTGCGCAGCTGATCCGAGTGAGGAACGATATGCTCGGGTTGCAACAGCGCACTCGCTTTCGCGGTTCCAGCCCGGCCCTGAGTACCCAAGTTGACACGGTCTGTATCCGAGGGTGAGCTTGGGTGGAGTGCTTGGCGCAGGCCAACGCAACAAGTAATTGCACGGGGGGTAACAAAGTCGACCGGAAACCTTTGTGCCAAAATGACGTACTGCCACTCGTGTGTAGACACAGACGGAAGCGTGCGTCGAAGTGTGTGCGGCAACTCTTGTAGCGAGGACTCGATACTTCGATGTCAAAACTGAGCATTTTGCTCGTGTCGCTTGCTTCCGTCGCGATCAGTTGCGATTCGCCCACCGGGGTTGATCGCGAACTCGTGGTGCAGCTGGATCCTACGTGGGTCGGCGGCGAGTCGAGTTCGCGCGTCGACTGGAGCACGCGCCAGTTCATCCTGCCTGGCAACGTGATGGCAACTTTGCCGATTGCCCGAGCTGAGTCAATCGCGACTGCATTGTCCGCGATGCTTGCCGCCGACGCGATCGTAGGCAACATACGCGAGACGCTCGAAGCTGATCGTGGCGGTCAAATTTCATTCAACGATCTGACTCCGTGTCGGCGCCTGACCTATACG contains these protein-coding regions:
- a CDS encoding UvrD-helicase domain-containing protein; this encodes MPVTQAQLTAAKAVQDAAAHDTSNQVRLVAGPGSGKSFSIAERIRWLVASGTPPEAIWAVSFTNAATEDLRDGIRKRCATVPGIEKARITTLHSLALTILSAGKKLSYYPVRPRVL